A genomic window from Ananas comosus cultivar F153 linkage group 22, ASM154086v1, whole genome shotgun sequence includes:
- the LOC109727306 gene encoding protein ACCELERATED CELL DEATH 6-like yields the protein MDNELLDKLRRGDETLFPPETDADHRVIEVRGNGNVGNQAGRRGCRGVTVGGNSALHIVATFGHLELAKRICDIDCSLLEARNAALETPLHCAARAGADQIVFLFISKVRQGEEAVLRVTDRKGKTALYAAAEEGHDEVVRILLSKDPELAGIVDYNGVSPLYAAVLSKSLKVVQKLVEVLGDRGDAPEASYAGPKGQTALHAAAIVQSPEIAERLLQWKSELVKKVDNSGSTPLHYLATATNTYMVRQLLKDGRSTAYYSDCEGFYPIHIAASMGSCRIIHELIACCHDMDELVDNKGRNFLHIAVQENKLMVVKYVCQNRELAKMMNAQDNHGNTPLHLAVSSQNREIVRLLLENKSVHPSIQNKKRRTPLDLAITKIDYSLISLQNPHIWIFHCLQQIGAIYGPQRLDRLIYDSRRKDIDIARQNLDNEQKKYGSTAKNLVIVSVLIATVTFAAAFTMPGGNIADDHQNGGTPTLARKYAFTAFIISDFIAFLCSLMATIWLMYAGSLAIHHSRRLELILRSQYFISIAAQSMVAAFALSVYVVLAPVNSLIVLVVFIFAFPSVLLCSPDIWQRFRLTMTIQRRLGWSTILCKPCVIGRPFGLGTESFNWFIFGPIVYYLLVYILIFGVSLILSIKHLHFT from the exons ATGGACAATGAGTTGCTCGACAAATTGAGGCGGGGGGACGAGACATTATTCCCACCTGAAACAGATGCGGATCACCGGGTCATTGAGGTTCGTGGTAATGGTAATGTCGGTAATCAAGCAGGGCGCAGGGGTTGCCGAGGAGTTACCGTCGGCGGAAACTCGGCCCTCCATATCGTGGCTACTTTCGGGCACTTGGAGCTCGCGAAGCGGATCTGCGACATAGATTGCTCCCTCCTGGAGGCACGCAATGCGGCGCTCGAGACGCCGCTGCACTGTGCTGCGAGGGCCGGGGCAGACCAAATTGTGTTCCTCTTTATTTCAAAGGTCCGCCAGGGTGAGGAGGCGGTACTCCGCGTCACAGATCGGAAAGGGAAGACAGCATTATATGCGGCGGCTGAAGAAGGTCATGACGAGGTGGTGAGAATTTTGTTGTCTAAGGATCCTGAGCTGGCGGGTATCGTCGACTATAATGGTGTATCTCCACTCTATGCTGCCGTGCTGTCGAAATCGCTCAAAGTTGTTCAGAAGTTGGTAGAAGTCCTTGGTGACAGAGGGGACGCGCCAGAGGCATCCTATGCCGGACCGAAAGGCCAAACTGCACTGCATGCAGCCGCCATCGTCCAAAGCCCAG AAATTGCAGAGAGACTACTACAGTGGAAATCAGAACTTGTAAAGAAAGTCGATAATTCAGGAAGCACTCCCCTTCACTATTTAGCGACAGCTACAAACACTTATATGGTGCGTCAACTATTGAAAGATGGCCGTTCTACTGCTTACTACTCAGATTGTGAAGGGTTTTATCCGATACATATTGCTGCTAGTATGGGGAGTTGCCGCATAATTCATGAGCTTATTGCCTGTTGTCATGATATGGATGAGTTAGTAGATAACAAAGGAAGGAATTTTCTACATATTGCTGTACAAGAGAACAAACTGATGGTCGTTAAGTATGTTTGTCAGAATCGAGAGCTTGCAAAAATGATGAATGCACAGGATAATCATGGGAACACGCCGCTGCATCTTGCTGTATCTTCTCAGAACCGAGAAATAGTGAGACTTCTATTGGAAAATAAAAGTGTACATCCAAGTATCCAGAATAAGAAACGACGAACCCCTCTAGATCTTGCCATCACCAAGATCGACTATAGCTTAATCTCACTACAG AACCCGCACATCTGGATTTTTCACTGCTTACAACAGATTGGTGCCATCTACGGCCCTCAACGACTGGACCGCTTAATATATGACTCCAGACGCAAAGACATCGACATCGCCAGACAAAATCTTGACAATGAACAAAAGAAGTACGGGAGTACAGCTAAAAATCTAGTAATTGTCTCAGTACTTATCGCTACCGTGACATTCGCTGCAGCTTTCACCATGCCTGGGGGTAACATTGCTGACGACCACCAAAATGGAGGCACGCCAACTCTAGCAAGAAAATATGCTTTCACGGCTTTCATCATCTCAGATTTCATTGCATTTCTTTGTTCCCTCATGGCTACGATTTGGCTTATGTATGCTGGCTCACTTGCCATACATCATTCTCGCCGGTTAGAACTCATTCTGCGATCCCAATACTTCATTAGCATAGCGGCACAAAGTATGGTAGCAGCATTCGCATTGTCCGTGTATGTGGTGCTGGCCCCAGTTAACAGTCTCATTGTCCTTGTTGTCTTCATATTTGCGTTCCCGTCAGTCTTGTTATGCAGTCCAGATATTTGGCAGCGATTTCGTCTCACAATGACAATACAGAGAAGACTAGGATGGTCAACAATATTGTGCAAACCCTGCGTAATAGGGCGACCATTCGGGCTCGGTACGGAGAGTTTTAACTGGTTTATCTTTGGGCCGATAGTGTATTATTTGCTAGTTTATATACTCATCTTTGGGGTATCACTGATTCTTTCCATCAAACATTTGCATTTTACCTAA
- the LOC109727504 gene encoding protein ACCELERATED CELL DEATH 6-like translates to MSEPQRERMDYELLEALRRGDERVVRTFFSQDTESSGFTAGRNSALHIVAGCGHLGLVKFICDKESFLLTAHNMAGETPLHCAAWAGADRIVSYFISVAAESHLLEQLLLAKDWDGKTALYAAAKEGRVAAARELLSKLPNQQAAAVDKKGVSPLYVAVLSGSLKVVQILIESPADAPYGGPNRQTALHAATMIKNPAIARKLLQWKSTLAKEADESGCTPLHYLAQTSKSYMVCELLKHDTSSAYVPDANGLCPVHVASSWGRSDIVRELIGRCPDMDELVDNEGRNFLHVAVVHNRAEIVNFVCQRPLLVKMMNAEDSNGNTPLHLAVASENHRIMSLLLENKSVHPRIINKNGQTPLGHERRWHPKSPPPPNPSPPLPPPSPAPASRPPPPPPPRASSASSWESLPSLSPPRPEPPKRRRLLPINSLLTNPXKKMASKITPAAKSITATATAIASASITAAAAAAEAGAGAAEAGAAAAAEAGAAAGAAAAAASTDCKTISLPYSL, encoded by the exons ATGTCTGAGCCCCAGCGAGAACGTATGGACTATGAGTTGCTCGAGGCGTTGAGGAGAGGGGACGAGAGAGTCGTTAGAACATTCTTTTCGCAGGATACAGAATCTTCTGGATTTACCGCCGGCAGAAACTCCGCCCTCCACATCGTGGCTGGTTGCGGACACCTGGGGCTCGTGAAGTTCATCTGCGACAAAGAGAGCTTCCTTTTGACGGCGCACAATATGGCAGGCGAGACGCCGCTGCACTGCGCTGCGTGGGCTGGGGCTGACCGAATTGTCTCCTACTTCATTTCTGTTGCCGCGGAGAGCCACCTGCTGGAACAGCTGCTGCTCGCCAAAGACTGGGACGGGAAGACTGCCCTGTACGCGGCTGCCAAAGAAGGCCGTGTGGCGGCGGCGAGAGAATTGTTGTCTAAACTTCCTAATCAGCAGGCGGCTGCCGTCGACAAGAAAGGTGTATCGCCGCTTTATGTTGCTGTGCTGTCGGGATCGCTCAAAGTTGTTCAGATTTTGATAGAATCCCCCGCCGACGCGCCTTATGGTGGACCGAACAGGCAAACAGCGCTGCATGCAGCCACCATGATCAAAAACCCCG CAATTGCAAGGAAACTGTTACAGTGGAAATCAACACTTGCAAAGGAAGCTGATGAATCTGGATGCACACCCCTTCACTATTTAGCCCAAACTTCTAAAAGTTACATGGTGTGTGAGCTTTTGAAACAtgacacttcttcagcttacgTCCCAGACGCTAATGGATTATGCCCTGTACATGTTGCTTCAAGCTGGGGGAGAAGTGATATAGTTCGTGAACTTATTGGCCGTTGCCCCGATATGGACGAGTTAGTTGATAATGAAGGAAGGAATTTTCTCCATGTTGCTGTAGTACACAATAGAGCAGAGATAGTTAACTTCGTTTGCCAGAGACCATTGCTCGTGAAAATGATGAATGCAGAGGACAGCAATGGAAATACACCGCTACATCTTGCTGTGGCATCCGAGAACCATCGTATAATGAGTCTTCTATTGGAAAACAAAAGTGTGCACCCAAGAATTATAAACAAGAATGGTCAAACACCTCTAGGTCATGAAAGAAGATGGCATCCAAAATCACCCCCGCCGCCAAATCCATCACCGCCACTGCCACCGCCATCGCCAGCGCCAGCAtcacggccgccgccgcccccgccgccgcgggcGTCGTCAGCGTCGTCGTGGGAGTCGCTGCCGTCGTTGTCGCCGCCGCGGCCGGAGCCGCCGAAGCGGCGGAGGCTTCTACCGATT AATTCATTGCTTACTAATCCTNGAAAGAAGATGGCATCCAAAATCACCCCCGCCGCCAAATCCATCACCGCCACTGCCACCGCCATCGCCAGCGCCAGCAtcacggccgccgccgccgccgccgaagccGGGGCCGGAGCCGCCGaagccggcgccgccgccgccgccgaagccGGAGCGGCCGCCGGcgccgcggccgcggccgcTTCTACCGATTGTAAGACAATATCCCTTCCCTACAGTCTTTAA